In Fusarium oxysporum f. sp. lycopersici 4287 chromosome 6, whole genome shotgun sequence, a single window of DNA contains:
- a CDS encoding hypothetical protein (At least one base has a quality score < 10) translates to MQECITEGSIVGINITDFRSDAIIVSNNSLRTIVLPELSASKARLWVNKDWSTKKRSEQRGKNDQFLDYLSWLWYACVKHIVAEISASKTHPSEGLPRVWWIGSGLASSMLFHAAGVHTRGSTENAYCRLISSYTPSIKELAYAQNQAKRAQEVLMAQDTNTMLIAAMPTSPKGSGDEKAPKELPRVEEEMREILTLTRSHMRTTVYTHPSTNQVLEALKTCRIAHFACHGTSDYSDPSNSGLILQKSTGLDERLVQDRLTIQRVSDLRLRYAQIAYLSACSTAGNKAARSDGVIHVVSGFQVAGFPHVVGCLWPAGDLECVKVAKRFYSLVLQRNQSAINEAASALQEAVMAVRAEDLSMPLNWAQFVHYGV, encoded by the coding sequence ATGCAAGAGTGCATCACTGAGGGCAGCATTGTGGGTATTAATATCACCGATTTCCGAAGCGATGCCATTATTGTCTCCAACAATTCACTGAGAACCATCGTACTTCCTGAGTTGTCGGCATCTAAAGCGAGGTTGTGGGTAAATAAAGATTGGTCGACAAAAAAGAGGTCTGAGCAGCGAGGGAAAAACGATCAGTTTTTAGACTACctttcttggctttggtATGCCTGTGTCAAGCACATCGTCGCCGAGATCTCCGCTTCAAAGACACATCCAAGCGAAGGCCTTCCACGAGTATGGTGGATAGGCTCCGGTCTGGCGAGCTCGATGCTCTTCCACGCTGCAGGGGTACATACAAGAGGATCAACGGAGAACGCCTATTGCAGGCTGATATCTTCCTACACACCATCGATCAAGGAACTTGCCTATGCACAGAATCAGGCGAAGCGCGCCCAGGAAGTCTTGATGGCACAAGATACAAACACAATGCTTATTGCAGCCATgccaacatcaccaaaaGGATCAGGCGACGAGAAAGCGCCGAAAGAGCTTCCTAGAGTAGAAGAAGAGATGCGGGAGATTCTTACCTTGACTCGCTCTCATATGCGTACTACAGTTTATACACACCCCAGCACAAATCAAGTCTTAGAGGCCCTCAAAACCTGCCGTATCGCACACTTCGCATGCCACGGAACATCAGACTATTCAGACCCTTCCAACAGTGGTCTGATTTTGCAGAAGAGTACCGGACTTGACGAGCGCTTGGTACAAGACCGACTCACAATCCAACGAGTTTCGGACCTACGGCTTAGATACGCGCAGATTGCCTACCTCTCGGCGTGCTCTACAGCGGGGAACAAGGCGGCGCGATCGGATGGAGTGATACACGTCGTGAGCGGGTTCCAGGTGGCAGGGTTTCCTCATGTTGTGGGGTGCCTGTGGCCCGCTGGGGACTTGGAGTGTGTTAAGGTAGCGAAGCGGTTCTACTCTTTGGTATTGCAGCGGAACCAGTCGGCTATCAACGAGGCGGCGTCGGCGCTGCAGGAGGCGGTGATGGCCGTACGTGCAGAGGATCTCAGTATGCCGCTGAACTGGGCACAGTTTGTACATTACGGGGTATAA